The following is a genomic window from Sneathia sanguinegens.
GTAGTTCCTGTAATACCTGCTAATGTTGATGTACATTCATACCATCCAACTACAGATGACATGAAAAAATTAACTAATCTTGATTATATTGTAATAAATGGAATAGGTCATGATGAATTTGTTAAACCTATGATAAATGCAGCAAGAAAGAATAATAAAAAATTAAAGGTTATTAATGCTGATGCACAAACTTCTGTAATGAATGTTGCTGGTCAAAAAAGAGGAAGAGCTAGAAATCCTCATACCTTTATATCAATAACTCAAAGCATACAACAAATAAACTATATTGCTAAAAGATTAGGAGAATTAGATCCTAAAAATAGAGCTTTCTATGCTTCAAATGCTAGACAATATACTAACAAATTGAGAAATATTAAAATCCAAGAATTAAGAAAAGTTCGTGGACTTAACTTATCTAATATAAAAGTTGCAACTACTCATGCAGGTTATGACTACTTATTAAATGAATTTGGTTTAACAGTTAGCCTTGTTATAGAACCACAACATGCACAAGCACCTAATGCAAGTGATTTAAAATATGCAATAGATAAAATAAAAAGAAATAAAATAGCTGTCTTATTCGATGAAGAAGGTGGAAATCCTAGAAACGCAATTACTTTACACAAAGCCACTGGTATAAAGATAGCACACTTATCACACATGACTAGAGGTAACTATACAGCTGATGCCTTTGAAAGATTTATAAGACATGACTTGTCAAATGTTGCCACTACTTTAAAGAGTCTAGCGAAAGGTAAATAATGGTTAAAGGAATACAAATAGATATTAAAAATTTATCACTTAATTTAGGTAATACTTCCATCTTGGAAGATATCAATTTAAGAATAGAAAAAGGCAAAATTAATTGTTTGATTGGTCCTAATGGTGGTGGAAAGACTTCTCTTATCCGTTGTATTTTAGGTCAAGTACCATATGATGGGCAAATTGTACTTAGTTATGAAGATAATAATAAAATAGGGTATGTACCTCAATTTTTAGAATTTGAAAGAAATTCACCTATTACAGTAGAGGACTTTTTAATGCTTTGCTATCAAACAAGTCCAGCATTCTTAGGGGTTTGTAGAAAGAATAGAAAATATTTTAATGAAATTTTAGAAGAAGTCGGTTTAACTGAAAAAAGAAAAAGATTACTAGGTAATTTATCTGGTGGAGAATTACAAAGACTTTTACTTGCTCAAGCTATCAATCCTAGACCTAATCTTTTAATTTTAGATGAACCTTTTTCTGGTATTGATACCGTTGGTGAACAATATTTCATGAATGTTATTTCAAAATTAAAAAATGAAGGTGTTACAATATTATGGATACACCATAATATAAAGCAAGTCCGTAAAATGGCTGATGTTGTAACTTGTATAAAGAAAAAAGTTTGCTTCAGTGGAGAACCTGAAAAAGAATTGACTGATGATAAATTACTTGATATTTATGTCTAAAGGAGAAGAAAAAAATGTTAGATGCAAT
Proteins encoded in this region:
- a CDS encoding metal ABC transporter ATP-binding protein, which gives rise to MVKGIQIDIKNLSLNLGNTSILEDINLRIEKGKINCLIGPNGGGKTSLIRCILGQVPYDGQIVLSYEDNNKIGYVPQFLEFERNSPITVEDFLMLCYQTSPAFLGVCRKNRKYFNEILEEVGLTEKRKRLLGNLSGGELQRLLLAQAINPRPNLLILDEPFSGIDTVGEQYFMNVISKLKNEGVTILWIHHNIKQVRKMADVVTCIKKKVCFSGEPEKELTDDKLLDIYV
- a CDS encoding metal ABC transporter solute-binding protein, Zn/Mn family, coding for MKNKIFVILTMFLCSIFNFAKPKVGITLLPYYSYVKNVVRDKMDVVPVIPANVDVHSYHPTTDDMKKLTNLDYIVINGIGHDEFVKPMINAARKNNKKLKVINADAQTSVMNVAGQKRGRARNPHTFISITQSIQQINYIAKRLGELDPKNRAFYASNARQYTNKLRNIKIQELRKVRGLNLSNIKVATTHAGYDYLLNEFGLTVSLVIEPQHAQAPNASDLKYAIDKIKRNKIAVLFDEEGGNPRNAITLHKATGIKIAHLSHMTRGNYTADAFERFIRHDLSNVATTLKSLAKGK